The genomic window CAAAATAGCACTAGATTGCCACACACAGGTTCTTCTCCAGCCATTCAGGTTTGGACTGTTTCACCTCCCACCTCCACTTTCTTTcccttattaattttttaaaatagagaaTATCAGGACTGCACAGAACAGGTTCCTTGGCAAAGGGGGAGCTGAACACTAAAGCTGAATGGGTACCTTTCTTAAAGTACTGAAGTTAAGATCCTTTTCTAAGAGTTTTCTTTAGCATAATAATGCAAAGGCAATGAGAGAAAAATGCtacaatttaaaagaaattgaagACTGAAATTGGGAGGGCAATTTTGACATGGCTTTTGTAAGCTGTGTCGAGAAGGGCTACCAGTCCTTCTAGAATAGTTGATTAAAACCTTATTATTTTTCTGAGGCTGGTATTTCAGATTCAAGCCCGTGAGGTATTATATCTGCACATCTTTTTTGTTAAACTATGGTGATGTTTTCCACTGAATCCGGGTCCTAGCGACAAGAGTCACCCGAAGGTTTTACCCGTGGACACTGGTGGCCATTTGGTGGACAATCGCGACTAGGATCAGGCATTTTCTGTTACAGCAGCTACGGCACTAGCCGTGTGTGGGGGGAGCGGGCCCTTCTCTATCGTACCTCTCGCGACTGCCTTTGCAGAGAAGGCTGAAGAACGCCCAGTGCAATGCGCGTGGAGTTCCCGTGTGGGGCATCTCTCAGCACCACAAATTGCCTCCCATGCGCACAATTACCTGCCAACACTACGAGCAACCCGCGGGAGTGCTCCTGCCTTCCCCAgagcttgtttttttttaggtaGGGCGACGTGTTCTTTTTTTTAGGAGGCGGTTTTGCATGCGCCTTTGTTTTTTATACTCCGAACTTGTACCGTACATTTCGTTACACTGTTAGCGTTTGTTTTACACGCGGAACTTGTATTACGCATCTCATTTACACTGTTTAGCGTTTGTATTTTATGCCGTGAAGCTGAATAAACCGGTTTGATTTGTAGCCCGGCGTGCTGTCAGTGGAGCCGTGAGCCGCCCCGGGGAGTGTCTGCGGGGCCTGCCCCGCTTTGCTCCACAGAGCCCCTTCGGGAGGGTGCCGTTCTCTCTGCCCCGGGGGTGTCTGCAGGGCCTGGCCATTCCCTCCCGGCTCGGGTTTGCTCCGCAGAGCCCCTTCGGGAGGGCGCACACCGCGGGTCCCGTTCTCTCTGCCCCGGGGGTGTCTGTAGGGCCTGGCCATTCCCTCCCGGCTCGGGTTTGCTCCGCAGAGCCCCTTCGGGAGGGCGCACACCGCGGGTCCCGTTCTCTCTGCCCCGGGGGTGTCTGCAGGGCCTGGCTATTCCCTCCCGGCTCGGGTTTGCTCCGCAGAGCCCCTTCGGGAGGGCGCACACCGCGGGTCCCGTATCTCTCCCCCGGGATCAGCCCCAGCCCGGGGGGacgcggccccgccccgcgcacGCGCAGTGCCGCTCTCCCCGCCTCGCCCGAGGCCTCGCGATACGCGCGGTGacgccgggccgggccgggcgcggggCAGGCGGGGCGATGGCGGCGGCAGCGGGGCGGCTCCTGGCGGCGGCAGCGGCTCGCTCGGGTCGGGCGGGCTGGGGCGGGCCGCGCGGCGCCCCGGCCGTGCCGCTGGTGCCCTCCCGGAGCGCCACCGTCACCCGCAGCGGCGCCATTTTGCCCAAGCCGGTTAAGGTGAGTGGGGGGCAGCGGGCGGGGGGGGCGGCGGAGACCAATCGGTGCGAGCGCGGCTGCCGCGGGCGGGGCGCAGGCGCGAGTGGGAGGGCCCGAGCCAATGGGGGGGCTGGCTGCGGGCAGGGCGGGCACCGCTCGGTGCGGGAGGGGGCGGAGCGACTCCGTGTCCCCCGGCGGGGCGGTGCCGGCGCGGCCCGTGTTCCCACGTGTCTGCCCAGCGGGGCGGTGCCGGCCCGGCCCGTGTCCGCCGTGTCCCCACAGCGGGGCGTCGCCGGCCCGGCCCGTGTCCGCCGTGTCCACACAGCGGGGTGGTGCTGGCTTGACAAGTGTACCCCCCGGTGGGGCGGTGCTGGCCCGGTGCTGGCTGCGCCGTAGGGCGGAGATAACATCCGCCTGCACACAGCCCTTTGTCACAGGAACACCCTGGTAAGCCACGGGTGTTCCCTGCCCCGGGCTCCCCGCGGGTCCCAGCTCCCCGGTGCTGGAGTGTTTATAATACTGTAATAAAGCGCGATGCGATGACTGCGGGTTGGCTCTAGGGACGCCAAAACGTTCTTCCCGCTGCTTTCCGAGTCCTCCGCGCCCGGAGCCGGGAGTTCGCCGGTTCAGCCAAAGTGCGACTTGCTGGTAAAGATCCACCTTTTCCAATTGACTCCTTACAGACGCCCTTTGGCCTCCTCAGAGTGTTCAGCGTCGTGATCCCTTTCCTGTATGTTGGCACTCAGATCAGTAAGAACTTTGCAGCCTTACTTGAAGAACATGATATCTTTGTCCCAGAGGATGATGATGACGATGATTAAAGGGTATGTCATTAACTGTACTCATAATCTAATTATTTGTGCTTCACATGTGGCTTGGGGCAGGGAGGACAATCTCAGACAAGGAAATACAGACAGAAGCAGCTTGAAAGATGCATTTGTAGTTAAACCCATGGACACAGATTTGCCTTTGGCTATgaacttttttgttgttttatacCAGACTGGTATCTGTGAAATCTCCATGCCATACATTCACTAGAGATCAGAGTAAACTGATGTGGAGTTTTAGACCTTGTCGGTTGAATTAGAAATAAACTGTACTCAGTGAGGGTCTATAGTGCAGGCAGAACAGAGGGACTTCAGTGTTTCTACATTCTGCATGCAAAGAAGGGCGACAGAGCTGGTGAGGGGCCTGGAGCACAGgcctgatgaggagcagctgagggagctgggattgtttagcctgagGAAAAGGAGGCCTAGGGGacaccttattgctctctacaactaatTGAAAGGAGGTTATAGCAAGGTGGGTGTTGGTCCCAAGTagcaagcaataggacaagagtAAATGGCCAGGAGTAGGTTGTGCCAGGGgatgtttagattggatattagggaacatttcttcactgaaagggttgtccagcattggaacaggctgccgAGGGAAGCGGTCAAGTCACACTCCCTGGCACTATTTAAAGGATATGTTAGATGTGGCAcgtggggacatggtttagcagtggatgtggcagtgctgggttaacgaTAGGACTC from Pithys albifrons albifrons isolate INPA30051 chromosome 3, PitAlb_v1, whole genome shotgun sequence includes these protein-coding regions:
- the SMDT1 gene encoding essential MCU regulator, mitochondrial encodes the protein MAAAAGRLLAAAAARSGRAGWGGPRGAPAVPLVPSRSATVTRSGAILPKPVKTPFGLLRVFSVVIPFLYVGTQISKNFAALLEEHDIFVPEDDDDDD